AGGGATCTAAATTACAAATAAACCAAATAAAGGGTCATTGTCTAGAGGATATTCATCACAATCACAAAAATATAACGAAGAAATTAGCATGGAGACCTTAGCAAAACAAGCTCTTGATCAAACAATTAAAGAAGGCGGTGCCTTCGCACGAGAAAATTCTGATCAATTTAAACAATAAAAAAATGGTTAAATAAAAGGTGCCTAACTTTGCTGTAGGATTCCTTTATGTAAAGGACAGGCACCAATAACCTATGGATCAGCTGCCAGGATTGTTTCATGTCTAGGTTTGGTCTTGGTCTGTATCGAGACAAGAATCTGCTCTTGGCTTCGAATAGTGTCTCGATTCAGGAAGTATCGAGACACAAATCTGCACTTGGTCCCGGGTAGTGTCTCGATTAAGGGGGTATCGAGACACAAATTAGCTCTTGGTCCGAATGTGTGTCCCGATTAAGGCAGTATTGAGACACAAACTAGCTCAAAGTTCGAATTTGTGTCTCGATTCAGGAAGTATCGAGACACAAACTAGCTGGAAGTCCGAATATGTGTCGCGATTCAGGAAGTATCGAGACACAAATTAGCTCTTGGTCCGAAAGTGTGTCCCGATTAAGGGAGTATCGAGACAAAAATTAGCTCAAAGTTCGAATGTGTGTCCCGATTAAAGGAGTATCGAGACACAAATCTGCACTTGGTCCCGGATAGTGTCTCGATTAAGGGAGTATCGAGACAAAAATTAGCTGAAAGTCCGAAAGTGTGTCCCGATTAAGGAAGTATCGATACAAAAATTAGCTCTTGGTCCGAAAGTGTGTCCCGATTAAGGGAGTATCGAGACAAAAATTAGCTCAAAGTTCGAATGTGTGTCCCGATTTATTAAAGGAATATCGAGACACAAATCTGCACTTGGTCCGAATGTGTGTCCCGATTAAGGGAGTATCGAGACAAAAATTAGCTGAAAGTCCGAATATGTGTCTCGATTAAGGGAGTATCGGGACAAAAATTAGCTGAAAGTCCGAATATGTGTCTCGATTAAGGGAGTATCGGGACAAAAATTAGCAGAAAGTCCGAATATGTGTCCCGATTAAGGGAGTATTGAGACAAAAATTAGCTGAAAGTCCGAATATATGTCCCGATTAAGGGAGTATCGAGACAAAAATTAGCTGAAAGTCCGAATATGTGTCTCGATTAAGGGAGTATCGGGACAAAAATTAGCTGAAAGTCCGAATATGTGTCCCGATTAAGGGAGTACCGAGACAAAAATTAGCTCAAAGTTCGAATGTGTGTCCCGATTAAGGGAGTATCGAGACAAAAATTAGCTCAAAGTTCGAATGTGTGTCCCGATTAAAGCAGTATCCAGACACAAATCTTCTCTTGTTACCAATTCATGTCTCATTTAGTAACCAACGGCAAGCCGTTAATTCAGTTCAATGATGGTTTCTTCATGCTTTTTCAAGTTAACTCAGAAGCTGCAGCAAGAAATCGATCGTTTATCGAAAATCAGCAGAGGTACTTTTCGGAACATCGTTATTAAAGTTACTCAAGCTTTCCCTTAAAGCACTTATTGCAGTTATTACCTCTTTCACATTTTCTTCACTATTCATATTGTTTCTAGCATGAAGAAGCACAGGTCTTACCGACTCTACAGAACGACCAAACTCATACATCCACTCATAGCGCGGGACCATCCATGTATGAAAATGGTGGGTTGTATCTTCATTATAAAAATAATAAATATGTTCTATACCTAAAGTCTCTCTTTGAGCTTTTCTGATCCTGGATAAAATAGTGATATAATCCATTCTTTCATCCTCGGTTAGTTCATCTAAGCACTTTATATGTCGCTTAGATGCCAAAATAACTAACCCTTTTATCGGATAGGCAACATCTTGATGTGCATGAAAGAACTCAGTTTCAATCACAACACCGCCTTCAGGCTCAATCATTCCACTTGTTAAGGCACAACTTAAACATTCAACTTCTACAATGTTTCCGTTAGACAAAGTTATTTTTCTCATTGTGATCTTCCTCTTAATTAGATGATTATCTATGTACATGCCACAAGTAAATATACAATAACCATTACATTAAGAAAACATGTTTTCAAAGAATCTATCATTACAAAGTGATAGACAGTTACACACACACACCTTAAAACTCCTTCCCCCAAAACACAACTAACGCTAACGGATAAAAAGCATGCCATTTCGTAAAATCAAAACAATATAATTGAATTAAAAAACTATATCTGGTACGATTTAATCGTACACGATTTATATGTTGAAGGAGGAATCAATATGAATACAGTATTTGATTTCACAGTGAAAAAGCCAAATGGTGACACAAAGTCTTTAAGAGAGTATGAAGGAAAAACTTTACTTATTGTGAATACTGCTAGTAAATGCGGATTAACTAATCAATTTAGTGGGTTACAAGAGCTTTATGAAAAATATAACAGCAAGGGCTTGGAGATTTTAGGATTTCCATGTGGTCAATTTAATGACCAGGAGTATGAAAATATTGAGGAAACAACTCAGTTTTGTCAGTTAAATTATGGTGTTTCATTTCCGATGTTTGCAAAGATTGATGTAAATGGTGATCAAGCCCACCCCCTTTTTTCATTTTTAAAAGAACAAAAGAAAGGTGTCCTATCTAAAGAAATCAAATGGAATTTCACAAAATTTCTTGTTGATAAGGATGGAAATGTCGTTAAACGCTATGCACCAACAACCGATCCAGCTAAAATAGAAAAGGATATCGCCCACCTACTATAAGTTTTATGAAGGATGAGTTAGTTGAATGATTTTTTAACCTTAGAAAACCAGCTTTGTTTTGCTATTTATGAAACAGGTAGTCTGTTTACGAAATTATACTCAAAAGCACTTAAAGAATTTGGAATCACTTATCCTCAATATTTAGTTTTATTGGCATTATGGGAGAAAGATGGACTTACGGGAAAAGAGCTGGGAGAGAAGGTAAACCTTGGTACTGGCACTTTAACACCAATGCTAAAAAGACTTGAAGAAAATGGCTGGGTCAAAAAAGAGCGCTCTTCTATAGATGAAAGAAAAGTTAGTATTTATCTTCAAGCTAAAGCAATAGAAGAAAAAGAAGCCATTTCTGAAAAAATAACAAATGAAATGGTTTTATGCAATATT
This genomic stretch from Metabacillus sp. B2-18 harbors:
- a CDS encoding HIT family protein, yielding MRKITLSNGNIVEVECLSCALTSGMIEPEGGVVIETEFFHAHQDVAYPIKGLVILASKRHIKCLDELTEDERMDYITILSRIRKAQRETLGIEHIYYFYNEDTTHHFHTWMVPRYEWMYEFGRSVESVRPVLLHARNNMNSEENVKEVITAISALRESLSNFNNDVPKSTSADFR
- a CDS encoding MarR family winged helix-turn-helix transcriptional regulator is translated as MNDFLTLENQLCFAIYETGSLFTKLYSKALKEFGITYPQYLVLLALWEKDGLTGKELGEKVNLGTGTLTPMLKRLEENGWVKKERSSIDERKVSIYLQAKAIEEKEAISEKITNEMVLCNIELEEYEQLMKNLKLLQTKLYKHNKSRP
- a CDS encoding glutathione peroxidase, yielding MNTVFDFTVKKPNGDTKSLREYEGKTLLIVNTASKCGLTNQFSGLQELYEKYNSKGLEILGFPCGQFNDQEYENIEETTQFCQLNYGVSFPMFAKIDVNGDQAHPLFSFLKEQKKGVLSKEIKWNFTKFLVDKDGNVVKRYAPTTDPAKIEKDIAHLL